AGTAATGATtgtacgctgtgtgtctctgGTTTAGTGTGGGTTAGTTCATAACATTATGCCTTTCTTAACAGTTAgtctttgtttaatttttttgctactgagcttgtctaTGCAGCCTCCATTGTAttactcataaattatataCACCAATGGACACTACATGGACGATCTTGTTATAATAAACACAACGAGGCCAAGCAaacagttaaaggtttataacaaCTTTTGTTCCATAAAAATATTCTAGTTAAAAGAAAAGtgaagtaatattttttcaagaaaattaaGTTAATATGTACTCACAAATCTTATATTCATGTTCTGCAAGAAGACGTTTAATTTCACTCTTGTTTTCTTcagtgttatttaaaatttataatgatttcacGTATTTGTTTGCATGAATGGTCAGTATTGTTTGTACGTTGTCTGTCACTGGTTTAGTGTATGTAAGTATTTTGCCCATTCCCCTTTGTTAgtctttgtttaaattgttgtttaatgTGCTGTAATCTCCATTGTATTTCGTATGAATAATAATGCACCGATGAGATCTACATGGAAAATCTTGCTGTAAGGTAAACACATCACAGCCAAGCAAAAGGCcaaatattgataacattttcttttccgTAACAAGTTATTCTAATTAAAATTAGATAGAGAATAtcggtttaagaaaattaacTTCATACGTACCCACAAAATTCGAATCATGTTCTTCCGTGTTATTTATAAGTGATTGTATCAACAGTTTGACATCTTGAACACGTTTGTAGTTGTTTTCAATTCGCGAGTCATGTTTTGcaaaaagattttttaattCACTCTTGTTCTCTTCCgtattatttataagtaattgTATTAACTGTTTGACATCTTGAACACTTTTGTAGTTATTCTCAATTCGTGAGTTGCcattcattatttcattgtcTTCCTTTAAAACCATTTCCAAAACTTTCTCTTCATAATTGAATGTCGATTCTTCTTTCATGTCTTCAGAAAGAACGAAGCACACAATACTTGCAACTGCGCAAAGATTTACAAGAAACTTCATTTCTGCATTTAGCCTCATCTGATGTTAAGAACAATTTAAGTTACTGCACACGCGAGTATGGCTTGAGGTCTACTGAATGGAAACCTTTGCTTAAgtagtatttcatttaaatgccgTAGAATCCTTTCAATATGCGTACCATAAAACTTCAGAGTCGactgatgatattgttttaaaactaaataaagaaaaatgggACAAAGACAAAAATCACAAAGCTGAAGGTTTTACTCTAATTGCACTATAAGATTTATCATTTAGCTTGCTGTTAGAAAGTTAATAAATTTCGACACTAAGGTTGACAGAGACAACCGGAAAAAAGGATGTGAATGAATCATTTTAACAACAGGTGTCATTGAAACTATAGTGTCCTGTTCTGTTCCTTACCTACATACCGTTTCTCTCAACACCTTATAGAGGTTTTATTGAAACTATAGTGTCCTGTTCtgttatgtttgtattaaattttattattcattgtatATTAATTGAATGAACGTTGCTCGATTGATAAACGGCTCCTGGTGACTGcgtgttgatttattttatgttcacaagatgatatatattgcaatttttCACTGGAGCTAACAATTGCTCTTTTTATTGTATGCCCAGAAAGGatttaaaatggcatttaatTGTAGATTTTAAGAAATGCGCGCAAATTGCATGCGATAGTGAACTTTATCCCATCCCTGTGTTTGCTGACGTTTGAGTTTGAAGTGAGAGCGGGCTGAAAGAcagttaaacatacatatatttgattAGGACAGAACGTTTGCTGTAGTAATACTCTACAACAAACTAAAAACGCATTTtattctatgtttttttttgaaaactgatCAAAGAGCTCGTTAAATATTTTCGCCTCGAAAAATAGCTAACATTTGgttgtcatgtttttttatggCCATTGACGTAAGATGATTAAAGTTACATtccaagaaaacattttgtatttatttatcaaagatAAGACTCTAAATTGCATTTTATCTGTCGGCCTGTTAACTCAAATTACGCATTTCTGATTATTGTGACATAAGTTGATTGTATATCTGATATAATGAAGTGTGTTTCTAAGAGTGTAGATAGCACACGTATGATAATACACAAATTGGCATATGCTACGATACAACTtgatataatacaatttattcCAATTAAGTTCACTAAGTTCACTCCCTTCTTTATCTTCTTTGTTGATATGGATTTACCGTATTTATACTagttaaaatgcatgttttgatgtCCAAACTTCtctaagacaaaaaacaaatttgaaaaaaaagaatgaaaataaagtaatattacATTTCATTCCGTTCGAGTTATGGGCAGCATGTAATCGGAAAAGCACTATGGTATTAACTGTACCCGCTAacagaatatttgtttcatgGTTATGCTTCTATACACATTGCGACATTGACGATGATTATCTTGACATTTTGTTGCTTAAATACAAATGGTAAGTGTAGACAGATTTGCCTGTCAAAATGCAATTAGAGTTTCAGGGCGAACGTTGATCGAACTTTAAAATCCCTGGCACGAGGCTGAACTTAAACCACACGACTTCAATACTCCCACTGAGATATCAAAAACGTTAGCTAactaaaacattatgttttgttttatatcccCGTTGGACGTTGCGCATACACTGCGAGCGGGCAACCAAATCAAAACCACCTTTACTGAACGCAGGGCTGTTTTATGTACGGTGaacaattaatgtgtttttttgttatcgAAATACAACCTGGTTACGTTCACCAAATCTCATTTATCTAATATGAAGCGTATATCTATTTCTAACATTGTTAAAAGTTTACTTCACAAGTGAAACTCTTCGGAACATAATTCTTGACGTTTTGAGAGATTCATATCccttaaaactgtaaaaaaaacagtCCTCCTATACCAGGGTAATACTCGGACTTTATCACCAACTACCTCTGTCAGTGCCACCGCATCTGCTGGACTTTGCTGTAAAATTTGTTACGTTTTGAGAAATAGACTTTCATCCCCTAAAATGCTACGATATATAAACAGTGTAAAGACTGGCAGGTCTTAAATTGCCTCATTTACCCCCCCCCCgttttgtaaatcatttcatATACGCTTCTTGTATACAGCAATGTTTTCACAAGCatgtgataataataatgagatGTAAAAAGAGGTTTCCAGTACATTTAATTTCGTTTCCACAAAAAACACCAACGTGAGATTAATAAATGTggacaaaacaataatttttaaatgtctGATTTGCAAAATGCCAAAATTGCATCAATGCAGTAAAATTAATGATCTCTTACGAATTGTATACAAAAATCGTGCgtattatatgaaaattaaaaaagaacacacaAATCAAATTGGAAG
This genomic stretch from Mya arenaria isolate MELC-2E11 chromosome 10, ASM2691426v1 harbors:
- the LOC128204114 gene encoding thrombospondin-2-like; amino-acid sequence: MRLNAEMKFLVNLCAVASIVCFVLSEDMKEESTFNYEEKVLEMVLKEDNEIMNGNSRIENNYKSVQDVKQLIQLLINNTEENKSELKNLFAKHDSRIENNYKRVQDVKLLIQSLINNTEEHDSNFVGGGWSDWESWGSCSVACGEGFQTRVRRCDNPTPSSHGRYCHGDAKEWRMCDGAQTKVTDCLDIYRKCPSSPDGVYRVNLWKSKTAISVYCDMTSSNGGWTVC